A window of Vigna unguiculata cultivar IT97K-499-35 chromosome 4, ASM411807v1, whole genome shotgun sequence contains these coding sequences:
- the LOC114180735 gene encoding uncharacterized protein LOC114180735 yields MGTVHGERVLKVAHFGDACGLRYDGGLHFVAYRQWHLHEHSLHAKLNFDLTMMLEKHLSYFVKHHPQILISKLQILVLITPKFSNPSIIEGGEMGNGKSLVLQEEKCCKLTINKYSQIPQLYYAFYGNDSKFLIFLMAWLPTAAVFLFLPVIRIHKSVQQPNDTKALYRFLYLTLVLAGFLMFVTVAPQFFTFSQFQYRVTTTVMLLLLILPLSVVIVEEHKIWKRKLENINREDSQKLLENYPNIARENCNQEKSSQAPQEEVSFWENIFNPPARGEDHTILQATFTLDMVLLFLTSICSLGSNMTMVTNLSQIGISFGYPSHTITTFVSLTSIWMYLGKIVQGVVSEFIILKYRVPRPLMLTSLLLLSCVGHLLVAFNVPNGLYVASIVIGFCFGANWPLFFSVISELFGLKHYSTLYNLGKLAGPTGSYLLSVRVAGYLYDREAMRQMEAMGKKTSPGEELNCNGEECFKLAFIIITAVCLLGALLSLILVFRTKQFYRSDLYKRFKEAKSDETETGSCCNRIESAAANEDQVTLARKWSE; encoded by the exons ATGGGCACTGTTCATGGTGAGCGGGTGTTGAAGGTAGCCCACTTTGGTGATGCATGTGGACTGAGGTATGATGGAGGTTTACACTTCGTCGCATACCGCCAATGGCATCTTCACGAACATTCTCTCCATGCCAAACTTAACTTCGACCTTACCATGATGCTCGAGAAACATCTCTCAT ATTTCGTTAAGCACCATCCTCAAATTTTGATCTCGAAATTACAGATTCTAGTTCTTATAACTCCCAAATTCAGTAATCCG AGTATTATTGAGGGGGGTGAAATGGGAAATGGGAAAAGTTTGGTGTTGCAGGAAGAAAAAT gttGCAAATTAACTATCAATAAATATTCACAAATTCCTCAGCTATACTATGCCTTCTATGGAAATGACTCCAAATTCCTCATTTTTCTCATGGCATGGCTACCAACTGCTGCAGTTTTTCTGTTTCTTCCAGTTATTAGAATCCACAAGAGTGTTCAACAGCCAAATGACACCAAAGCTTTATACAGGTTCCTCTATCTGACATTAGTCCTTGCAGGGTTCCTCATGTTTGTAACTGTAGCACCACAATTTTTCACTTTCTCTCAGTTTCAGTATCGTGTTACTACCACTGTGATGCTTCTTTTACTCATCCTTCCACTATCTGTTGTTATTGTGGAAGAACACAAGATTTGGAAGAGAAAGCTAGAAAACATCAATAGGGAAGATAGTCAGAAGCTGCTGGAAAACTATCCAAACATAGCTAGAGAAAATTGTAATCAAGAGAAATCTTCCCAGGCTCCACAAGAAGAAGTCTCCTTTTGGGAAAACATATTCAACCCACCAGCAAGAGGTGAAGATCATACAATACTTCAAGCCACTTTTACCCTTGACATGGTGCTTCTCTTTTTAACCTCTATTTGTTCACTTGGTAGCAACATGACAATGGTAACCAACTTGAGTCAAATTGGAATTTCATTCGGATACCCTTCTCATACCATAACCACATTTGTGTCTCTTACATCCATTTGGATGTATTTGGGTAAGATTGTTCAAGGGGTTGTGTCAGAGTTTATCATACTCAAATATAGAGTCCCTAGACCTCTCATGCTCACATCATTGCTTTTGTTATCTTGTGTTGGTCATCTTTTAGTTGCCTTCAATGTCCCGAATGGCCTCTATGTAGCCTCAATTGTTATTGGGTTCTGCTTTGGGGCTAACTGGCCATTATTCTTTTCTGTAATATCAGAACTTTTTGGCCTCAAACATTATTCAACACTGTACAATTTGGGGAAGCTAGCAGGTCCAACTGGGTCATACTTGCTCAGTGTGAGGGTTGCAGGGTATCTGTATGACAGGGAAGCCATGAGGCAAATGGAAGCTATGGGGAAAAAAACAAGTCCAGGGGAGGAGCTGAACTGCAATGGGGAAGAGTGCTTCAAGTTAGCATTCATTATAATCACTGCAGTTTGCTTGTTAGGGGCACTTCTGTCACTCATTTTGGTCTTTAGGACTAAACAATTCTACAGAAGTGACCTATACAAGAGATTCAAAGAAGCTAAATCTGATGAAACTGAAACAGGTTCTTGTTGCAACAGGATTGAATCAGCAGCAGCAAATGAAGACCAAGTGACTTTGGCAAGGAAATGGTCAGAGTAA